A part of Terriglobus roseus genomic DNA contains:
- the lpxB gene encoding lipid-A-disaccharide synthase has translation MKSPLIFLSAGEASGDHYGAELITALREVLPEARFTGLGGTAMEAVGQERVIRAEDVAVMGITEILRHIPTILRSYNALVQSIKKQRPDVAVLIDFPDVNFRLAKHLKQMGVPVIWFVSPQLWAWKRKRLRWVQQRVSKMLTIFPFEQPFYENRGVKAEFVGHPLAEQPLPTITREAYATRYALNPLKPWVALLPGSRGGEIDANLPGLVQAAMLLGDGYEYLIPVAPTVNHDRRDQMRSHARSGSFHLVDDARAALMHSRAAVVASGTATVQTAVIGTPFVVVYRVSNLTFRMAKALVKYPPEIPAEVDQHGNLPIAMVNLIAKRRVVPELLQDQFTGANVAAALKPLLADTPQREEQIEALAEVRRRLLSPTNHTAIESLRDAVLEALS, from the coding sequence GTGAAGAGTCCCCTCATCTTTCTCTCAGCAGGCGAAGCCTCCGGCGATCACTACGGCGCAGAGCTGATCACAGCCCTCCGCGAAGTTCTGCCTGAAGCTCGATTCACAGGCCTCGGTGGCACAGCCATGGAAGCCGTCGGCCAGGAACGTGTCATCCGCGCGGAAGACGTCGCCGTCATGGGCATCACGGAGATCCTGCGTCACATCCCCACCATCCTGCGCAGCTACAACGCGCTGGTGCAGTCGATAAAGAAACAGCGTCCCGACGTCGCTGTCCTCATCGACTTCCCGGACGTAAACTTCCGCCTCGCGAAACACCTCAAGCAAATGGGTGTACCAGTCATCTGGTTCGTGTCGCCGCAACTGTGGGCATGGAAGCGTAAGCGTCTGCGGTGGGTTCAGCAACGCGTCTCAAAGATGCTCACCATCTTTCCCTTCGAGCAGCCCTTCTATGAAAATCGCGGCGTCAAAGCCGAGTTTGTAGGCCATCCGCTCGCTGAACAACCGCTGCCCACGATCACGCGCGAAGCGTACGCCACACGCTATGCTCTGAATCCTCTCAAGCCATGGGTCGCGCTTCTACCAGGTAGCCGTGGTGGCGAAATCGACGCCAATCTGCCTGGACTTGTTCAAGCCGCCATGCTCCTTGGCGACGGTTACGAATACCTCATCCCCGTAGCTCCCACTGTGAATCATGACCGCCGTGACCAGATGCGTTCGCATGCAAGGAGTGGCTCATTTCATCTGGTGGATGACGCAAGAGCCGCACTCATGCATAGCCGCGCCGCAGTGGTCGCCAGCGGAACAGCAACCGTTCAGACCGCTGTCATCGGCACGCCTTTCGTGGTGGTCTATCGCGTATCGAACCTGACCTTCCGCATGGCAAAAGCGCTGGTCAAATACCCGCCGGAAATCCCGGCAGAGGTCGACCAGCACGGCAATCTCCCCATTGCCATGGTCAACCTCATCGCAAAGCGCCGCGTCGTTCCAGAGCTTCTGCAGGATCAGTTCACCGGCGCAAACGTAGCCGCAGCGCTGAAGCCTCTCCTCGCTGACACGCCCCAACGCGAAGAGCAGATCGAAGCGCTGGCCGAGGTCCGGCGCCGTCTGCTGAGCCCCACGAACCATACCGCCATTGAGAGTCTGCGCGACGCCGTTCTGGAGGCGCTCTCCTGA
- a CDS encoding YXWGXW repeat-containing protein — MKTFTRTATLAAIAAFAAAVPLAQHASAQSFAIGISIHTAPPVLPVYVQPACPQPGYMWTPGYWAWGPEGYYWVPGVWVAPPRVGVLWTPGYWGFESGAYLWHAGYWGPHVGFYGGVNYGFGYGGVGFGGGMWAGNVFRYNTAVVNVNTTIIHNTYIDRTVVHNTVVNRTSFNGPGGISARPTPQQMAFNREQHFGATVNQQQHQNFASQDRNAFARNNGGRPQTVAMTNVGGNRFGAQGRPAAGPAMNPGARPAGQPNGAPVQRGFANNTVNNREVNQQQRVANGIDSGRMSPGEAARAENRQQSIDRQVRQDRVANGGRMTAPERQQVNHEQNAASRQISRENHNEAHGPRR, encoded by the coding sequence ATGAAGACGTTCACACGCACTGCCACTCTTGCAGCCATAGCTGCTTTCGCTGCCGCCGTTCCATTGGCGCAGCATGCTTCCGCGCAGTCTTTTGCGATTGGGATTTCCATCCATACGGCACCGCCGGTATTGCCTGTGTACGTGCAGCCAGCCTGCCCGCAGCCGGGTTATATGTGGACGCCGGGATACTGGGCTTGGGGTCCTGAGGGCTATTACTGGGTTCCGGGTGTGTGGGTGGCTCCGCCGCGCGTGGGTGTGTTGTGGACGCCGGGCTACTGGGGTTTTGAGAGCGGCGCGTATCTGTGGCATGCAGGCTACTGGGGACCGCATGTTGGCTTCTATGGCGGCGTGAATTACGGCTTCGGTTACGGTGGCGTTGGCTTCGGTGGCGGCATGTGGGCTGGCAACGTCTTCCGCTATAACACTGCTGTGGTGAACGTGAATACGACGATCATTCACAACACCTACATTGATCGCACGGTGGTTCACAACACGGTGGTCAACCGCACCAGCTTCAATGGTCCTGGAGGCATTTCCGCACGGCCCACGCCGCAACAGATGGCCTTCAATCGTGAGCAACATTTTGGTGCCACAGTGAACCAGCAACAGCACCAGAACTTTGCATCGCAGGATCGGAATGCGTTTGCGCGGAACAATGGTGGCCGTCCACAGACCGTGGCGATGACGAACGTTGGCGGCAACCGGTTTGGTGCACAGGGACGTCCTGCCGCTGGACCGGCAATGAATCCGGGTGCGCGTCCCGCAGGACAACCGAACGGAGCTCCTGTGCAGCGCGGCTTCGCCAACAACACGGTGAACAATCGTGAGGTGAATCAGCAGCAGCGCGTTGCGAATGGCATTGATAGCGGTCGCATGTCACCGGGCGAAGCAGCGCGAGCGGAGAATCGTCAGCAATCGATTGATCGCCAGGTGCGGCAGGATCGTGTTGCGAACGGTGGTCGGATGACGGCTCCGGAGCGGCAGCAGGTGAACCACGAACAGAATGCGGCAAGCAGGCAGATCAGCCGCGAAAACCACAACGAGGCGCATGGACCGCGTCGTTAA
- a CDS encoding inorganic phosphate transporter, with translation MHAAPLLLVIITVVIALGFDFLNGVHDAANSIATIVTTRVLTPPQAVLWAAIFNFVAAFVFGTGVAHTISSGLIRPEAMTIYVVLAGLIGAILWNLLTWYLALPTSSSHAIISALAGAAIASFGSYRAILFTGWGSGWGSILIFLILSPLVGMVLGYIIMHIVAWSSHKAPREDAARWFRRLQLISAGAYSLGHGTNDAQKTMGIIVATLVATGYGQYAQGHTNLLGRHHEIPIWIILSCHAAIAAGTMIGGWKIVKTMGSRITPHLRPMGGFSAEMAAAITIGLATIAKVPISTTHAIGGAISGVGATRGLHAVRWIWAKRIIYGWILTFPGAALVGAITYYLLHVTLEAWLGGAVAIH, from the coding sequence ATGCACGCAGCACCTCTGCTCCTGGTCATCATTACGGTCGTCATCGCTCTGGGGTTTGACTTCCTCAACGGCGTGCACGATGCCGCGAACTCCATCGCCACCATCGTCACCACGCGCGTGCTCACACCGCCGCAGGCTGTTTTGTGGGCCGCCATCTTTAACTTTGTGGCCGCGTTTGTCTTCGGCACCGGCGTAGCGCACACCATCAGCAGTGGCCTTATTCGGCCGGAAGCTATGACCATTTACGTGGTCCTCGCTGGCCTTATCGGCGCCATTCTTTGGAATTTGCTGACCTGGTATCTTGCTCTGCCCACCAGCTCCTCGCACGCCATCATCTCGGCACTGGCAGGCGCGGCCATTGCATCGTTCGGCAGCTACCGCGCAATTCTCTTTACGGGATGGGGTTCAGGATGGGGTTCCATCCTGATCTTCCTCATTCTGTCTCCGCTCGTCGGTATGGTGCTCGGCTACATCATCATGCACATCGTGGCGTGGAGCAGCCATAAGGCACCGCGTGAGGATGCCGCGCGCTGGTTCCGCCGCCTGCAACTCATCTCCGCGGGTGCATACTCGCTCGGTCACGGCACCAACGACGCGCAGAAGACCATGGGCATCATTGTGGCCACACTCGTCGCCACCGGCTACGGTCAGTACGCACAAGGCCACACCAACCTGCTGGGCCGCCACCATGAAATTCCCATCTGGATCATTCTGTCCTGCCACGCCGCCATCGCCGCCGGCACCATGATCGGTGGATGGAAGATCGTTAAGACGATGGGTTCGCGCATCACACCGCACCTGCGCCCCATGGGTGGTTTCTCCGCTGAAATGGCCGCTGCCATCACCATCGGTCTCGCCACGATTGCGAAGGTTCCCATCTCCACCACCCACGCCATCGGCGGCGCGATCTCGGGCGTCGGTGCCACACGTGGTCTTCATGCTGTCCGCTGGATCTGGGCCAAACGCATTATCTACGGCTGGATTCTGACTTTCCCGGGCGCGGCTCTCGTCGGAGCAATCACCTATTACCTGCTCCACGTCACGTTGGAAGCATGGCTCGGTGGCGCAGTCGCCATTCACTAA
- a CDS encoding DUF47 domain-containing protein, giving the protein MFSVMPQDRSFFDHFEQLGKCLVVVSDQLAGSMNLWPGTNGHVAKMEQSRHEAHRVMRETLLRLDTAFITPFDREDILELTSRIYEAIAVIATAGRRMELYRLEEMHPSLRTHTTAIDTMASEISATLNRLRKKAKLSELRGNLDEIGRQEEAARQSRDKFLLELYSGQPDPISVMKKREVHDLMLEAIYLLDNLGRTIERILLKND; this is encoded by the coding sequence ATGTTCAGCGTGATGCCACAGGACAGAAGTTTTTTTGACCACTTTGAACAGCTTGGCAAATGCCTGGTGGTGGTCTCTGACCAACTCGCTGGAAGCATGAATCTCTGGCCCGGCACGAACGGTCACGTCGCCAAAATGGAGCAGAGCCGACATGAAGCACACCGCGTCATGCGCGAAACGCTTCTCCGGCTCGATACCGCCTTCATCACCCCGTTCGATCGCGAAGACATCCTCGAACTCACCAGCCGCATTTACGAAGCCATCGCCGTCATCGCCACGGCTGGCCGTCGCATGGAACTGTACCGGCTTGAGGAGATGCACCCCTCGCTGCGCACGCACACCACAGCCATTGACACCATGGCATCGGAGATTTCAGCCACGCTGAATCGCCTGCGCAAGAAGGCAAAGCTCAGCGAGCTGCGCGGCAATCTTGACGAAATCGGTCGCCAGGAAGAGGCCGCCCGTCAGAGCCGCGACAAGTTTCTTCTGGAGCTGTACAGCGGCCAGCCGGACCCCATCTCCGTCATGAAAAAGCGCGAAGTGCACGACCTGATGCTTGAGGCGATCTACCTCCTCGACAACCTTGGCCGCACCATTGAGCGCATTCTTCTAAAGAACGACTGA
- a CDS encoding ABC transporter ATP-binding protein, producing the protein MAKKSKEKPKPTAKSAHDEEVLGKAYDSRLMKRLLTYMRPYAGHAGLSFASILLKASADVVGPYLVLVATDRYMTGHNTTFVPGWFARHLSPQPIVGITECAALYLCALLLSYALEFMQTYLMQWTGQRIMFDMRSQIFRHLQRMHVGFYDRNPVGRLVTRVTSDIDALNEMFTSGVLAIFEDVFVLIFIVGIMLWLSWPLALLTLSVLPLIGYATRLFRIAVRSSYRRIRTAIAKINAYTQEHVSGMSVVQLFNREQRAYDDFTLINAEHRDAYVDQVQAYSLYYPAVELLSTIAIAMVLWKGGFGVLHGASFFGRAVTVGVLLAFMQYAQRFFRPIQDLSEKYNILQAAMAASERVFKLLDTEPEIVSPATAVEPPHGEPCSIEFRNVWFTYQTLTDDQKSALTLAQTDEDLANIPDIEWILRGVSFNVAKGETAAVVGHTGAGKTTITALMMRFYDVQSGSVLVDGMDVRQMPLDALRRRFGVVLQDAFLFTGTVKSNIRLGSEWITDAEVERAADEVNIGDYIRTLPQGFNEPMQERGATLSTGQKQLISFARALAHRPEILILDEATSSVDTDTELRVRSALEKMIVGRTSFVIAHRLSTIQRADKILVMHKGKLRESGTHNELLAHRGLYWRLYQLQYKDQETTAVPLAADALRLQPGD; encoded by the coding sequence ATGGCCAAGAAAAGCAAAGAGAAGCCGAAACCCACCGCAAAGTCCGCGCACGACGAAGAGGTGCTTGGAAAGGCGTATGACAGCCGCCTGATGAAGCGTCTGCTCACCTACATGCGCCCATATGCGGGCCATGCGGGCCTCAGCTTTGCTTCCATCCTGCTCAAAGCAAGCGCGGACGTCGTAGGCCCATACCTTGTCCTGGTGGCCACCGACCGCTACATGACCGGCCATAACACCACGTTTGTCCCCGGCTGGTTCGCACGGCATCTCAGCCCGCAACCCATTGTCGGCATCACCGAATGCGCTGCGCTTTATCTCTGCGCCCTGCTGCTCAGCTACGCGCTGGAATTCATGCAGACCTACCTGATGCAATGGACTGGCCAGCGCATCATGTTTGACATGCGTTCGCAGATCTTCCGCCATCTGCAGCGCATGCACGTCGGCTTTTACGACCGCAACCCCGTAGGCCGACTCGTCACCCGCGTCACCAGCGATATCGACGCGTTGAACGAAATGTTCACGAGCGGCGTGCTCGCCATCTTTGAAGACGTATTCGTGTTGATCTTCATCGTTGGCATCATGCTGTGGCTCAGCTGGCCGCTGGCATTGCTCACGCTTTCGGTGTTGCCGCTCATCGGCTATGCCACGCGCCTCTTCCGCATCGCTGTGCGCAGCAGTTATCGCCGCATCCGCACAGCCATTGCCAAGATCAATGCCTACACACAGGAACACGTCAGCGGCATGAGCGTGGTGCAGCTCTTCAATCGCGAACAGCGTGCTTACGATGACTTCACCCTCATTAACGCGGAACATCGCGACGCCTACGTGGACCAGGTGCAGGCGTATTCGCTGTACTACCCCGCCGTAGAACTGCTGAGCACCATCGCCATTGCCATGGTGCTGTGGAAGGGCGGCTTCGGCGTTCTGCACGGCGCATCGTTCTTTGGCCGCGCCGTCACGGTGGGTGTACTGCTGGCGTTCATGCAATACGCGCAGCGATTCTTCCGTCCCATCCAGGATCTCAGCGAAAAGTACAACATTCTGCAGGCCGCCATGGCCGCCAGCGAGCGCGTCTTCAAGCTGCTTGATACTGAGCCGGAGATCGTCTCCCCTGCCACCGCCGTCGAGCCGCCTCACGGCGAACCCTGCTCCATCGAGTTCCGGAATGTCTGGTTCACTTACCAGACGTTGACTGACGATCAGAAGTCCGCCCTCACCCTCGCGCAAACGGACGAAGATCTGGCCAACATTCCTGACATCGAATGGATTCTCCGCGGCGTCTCGTTCAACGTCGCCAAGGGTGAAACTGCGGCAGTCGTCGGACATACCGGCGCGGGCAAGACCACCATCACTGCTCTGATGATGCGTTTTTACGATGTCCAGTCCGGCAGCGTGCTTGTCGACGGTATGGACGTCCGCCAGATGCCGCTGGATGCCCTGCGCCGTCGTTTCGGCGTCGTCTTACAAGACGCTTTCCTTTTCACCGGCACAGTCAAGTCCAACATCCGCCTCGGCTCCGAATGGATCACCGACGCCGAAGTGGAGCGCGCCGCCGACGAGGTCAATATCGGCGACTACATCCGCACCCTGCCCCAGGGCTTCAACGAGCCCATGCAGGAGCGCGGCGCCACCCTGTCCACCGGCCAGAAGCAGCTCATCAGTTTCGCACGCGCCCTCGCGCATCGACCTGAGATTCTGATCCTCGACGAAGCCACCTCCTCCGTCGATACCGACACCGAACTCCGTGTCCGTTCCGCGCTGGAAAAGATGATCGTTGGCCGGACCTCCTTCGTCATCGCGCACCGGTTATCGACCATCCAGCGTGCTGACAAAATTCTGGTCATGCACAAAGGCAAGCTGCGCGAAAGCGGTACCCACAACGAGCTCCTGGCTCACCGTGGCTTGTATTGGCGTTTATACCAACTCCAGTACAAAGATCAGGAAACCACCGCGGTCCCATTGGCTGCCGATGCACTGCGGCTCCAGCCCGGCGACTGA
- the hemW gene encoding radical SAM family heme chaperone HemW — protein MHPHDATLGLYMSVPFCRQKCTFCNFASDAFPPARMTAYVDRLVAEVEASREFAAQHQLIVPQRVDSVFLGGGTPSLLEPEQMARVFAVLRATYPLEQDAEITVEAAPGQISDDLLDVLLRSGVNRISLGVQSFVDAESRAVGRVHTGDACLAELNRLRAAGISNLNVDLIAGLPHQTAASWSHSLQTAMDAGVEHVSVYMLEVDEDSRLGRELIGPGVRYGAHAAPTDSLVADLYTQACEKFDTAGLAQYEISNFARAGYASRHNLKYWKRDAYFGFGLDAHSMLRAQNDSRASRFANGDELDPYIAGSEAVEVEHINMLGEWEESIFLGLRLIDGVSIAELQQAFPASWVNAFAERVQSLQRDGLMRLEDGRAMLTQHGRIVSSSIFGELLADEPAVA, from the coding sequence ATGCACCCCCACGACGCCACGCTCGGCCTGTATATGTCTGTGCCGTTCTGTCGGCAGAAGTGTACTTTCTGCAACTTCGCGTCCGATGCGTTTCCCCCGGCGCGGATGACGGCGTATGTCGACAGGCTAGTAGCGGAAGTTGAAGCGTCGCGTGAGTTTGCCGCGCAACATCAATTAATCGTGCCGCAACGGGTCGATTCCGTGTTTCTGGGAGGCGGAACGCCGTCATTGCTGGAACCAGAACAGATGGCGCGTGTTTTTGCGGTGCTGCGTGCGACTTACCCCTTGGAGCAGGATGCGGAAATCACAGTGGAAGCGGCTCCGGGGCAGATTTCGGATGATTTACTCGACGTGTTGCTCCGCAGCGGCGTGAACCGCATTTCACTTGGCGTGCAGAGTTTTGTCGATGCCGAATCGCGTGCCGTGGGCCGAGTGCACACGGGCGATGCTTGTCTCGCGGAGTTGAATCGTCTGCGTGCTGCCGGGATTAGCAACCTGAACGTCGATTTGATTGCGGGATTGCCGCATCAGACGGCTGCGTCGTGGTCACATTCCCTGCAGACTGCGATGGATGCGGGCGTGGAACATGTGTCGGTGTACATGCTTGAAGTGGACGAAGATTCGCGATTAGGGCGTGAACTGATTGGCCCTGGTGTTCGTTATGGGGCGCACGCCGCGCCGACGGATTCACTTGTAGCCGATCTGTATACCCAAGCGTGCGAGAAGTTCGATACTGCAGGGCTTGCACAGTATGAGATTTCGAACTTCGCGCGTGCGGGCTATGCGTCGCGGCACAACCTGAAGTACTGGAAGCGCGATGCGTATTTTGGTTTTGGGCTGGATGCGCATTCCATGCTGCGCGCGCAAAACGATAGCCGCGCGTCGCGCTTTGCGAATGGCGATGAACTTGATCCTTACATCGCAGGCAGCGAAGCCGTCGAAGTGGAACACATCAACATGCTGGGCGAGTGGGAAGAGAGTATCTTCCTGGGACTGCGGTTGATTGATGGCGTTTCGATTGCGGAGTTGCAACAGGCGTTTCCTGCATCGTGGGTGAATGCATTTGCTGAGCGAGTGCAGAGCTTGCAACGCGATGGGTTGATGCGGTTGGAAGATGGTCGCGCCATGCTGACGCAGCACGGACGTATCGTGTCATCGAGCATCTTTGGTGAATTGCTGGCCGATGAGCCAGCGGTGGCATGA